A window from Triticum aestivum cultivar Chinese Spring chromosome 6D, IWGSC CS RefSeq v2.1, whole genome shotgun sequence encodes these proteins:
- the LOC123146385 gene encoding U-box domain-containing protein 24 — MMARNSDGELEEQSTEGYQEAAFEAFMCPLTKQVMQDPVTIETGQTFEREAILKWFRECRDNGRRPTCPLTQSELRTTDINPSIALRNVIDEWRARNDEKDLEKACNALRLHPEDDEDDTLRAMAYISQICQRSGAKKNLVRGQGIISTLADLLKSSSRRVRLKSLQVLRTVVEDNDQNKEELGKGDTVRTIIKFLSNEHIQERELAVSLLYELSEYEPVCERIGAVYGAILLLVGMGSSKSENMMAVEKAEKTLKNLEKYDTNIKQMAENGRLQPLLTKLLQGGPEVQVTMVEYLGELALANDVKVVVAEQVGTLLVSIIKTGGLPAREATLKAMREMSSNELSAKILLQAGILPPLVKDLFSVGASSHFPMRLKEVSATILANLVASGASFRSIPLDDAGRQTLLSEDVVHSLLHLISNTGPAVECKLLNVLVGLTSSPDTAQDVVSAIKSSGATISLIQFLEAAHREIRVESLKLLRNVSPYMGAELADALGGHLSSLLRVISDAGGGGVTEEQAAAVGLLGDLPERDSKLTRQLFELGAFGTLSTKLAELRRGAIRGNRYTTPLTEGMVKVMYRLTCMLQEAPEYVEFAREAALAPLFVELVQVNGQDAVQLYSAMALEKLSLETRNLTVIPDPPPPAPSGGFLCACFGVPSSTAADAGRPVGVCRVHGGFCSLRESFCLAEGGAGGKAVERLVACLDHLNPEVVEAALAALATLVGDGVEAAEGVGVLGDADGLRPVVDILVENRTEALRRRAVWVVERILRVEDIAQEVAADQTVASALVEAYRNGDPRTRHTAERALRHLDRIPNFSSAFHAQARRP; from the exons ATGATGGCCCGGAATTCAGACGGCGAGCTGGAGGAGCAGTCCACGGAGGGGTACCAGGAGGCGGCGTTCGAGGCCTTCATGTGCCCGCTCACCAAGCAGGTGATGCAGGATCCCGTCACCATCGAGACCGGCCAGACCTTTGAGCGTGAGGCCATCCTCAAGTGGTTCAGGGAGTGCCGTGACAATGGCCGCCGGCCCACCTGCCCGCTCACGCAGAGCGAGCTCCGCACCACCGACATCAACCCCAGCATCGCCCTCCGCAACGtcatcgacgagtggagggccaggAACGACGAGAAGGACCTTGAGAAGGCCTGCAACGCCCTCAGGCTGCACCCCGAGGACGACGAGGATGACACCCTGCGCGCCATGGCCTACATCTCGCAGATATGCCAGCGGAGCGGCGCCAAGAAGAACCTCGTGCGCGGCCAGGGCATCATATCCACGCTCGCCGACTTGCtcaagagcagcagcaggagggtcCGCCTCAAGTCCCTGCAGGTCCTCCGCACCGTCGTCGAGGACAATGATCAGAACAAG GAAGAGCTGGGGAAGGGCGACACGGTGCGCACGATCATAAAGTTCCTGTCGAACGAGCATATCCAGGAGAGGGAGCTTGCGGTTTCCCTGCTGTATGAGCTCTCAGAGTATGAGCCCGTGTGCGAAAGGATCGGCGCGGTCTATGGGGCCATACTGCTGCTGGTTGGCATGGGGAGCAGCAAGTCGGAGAACATGATGGCTGTGGAGAAAGCAGAGAAGACGCTCAAGAATCTGGAGAAGTATGACACCAACATCAAGCAAATGGCTGAAAATGGGAGGCTGCAGCCTCTCCTCACCAAACTGCTTCAAG GCGGGCCTGAGGTGCAGGTTACCATGGTTGAGTACCTCGGGGAGCTGGCATTGGCTAACGATGTgaaggtggtggtggcagagcagGTTGGAACGCTGCTGGTGAGCATCATCAAAACCGGCGGCCTGCCGGCGAGGGAGGCGACGCTCAAGGCGATGAGGGAGATGTCATCCAACGAGCTGAGCGCCAAGATACTGCTGCAGGCCGGCATCCTGCCGCCGCTGGTCAAGGACCTCTTCTCCGTCGGCGCCAGCAGCCACTTCCCCATGAGGCTCAAGGAGGTCTCCGCCACCATCCTCGCCAACCTGGTCGCCTCTGGGGCCAGCTTCCGCTCAATCCCGCTCGACGACGCCGGCAGGCAGACGCTCCTGTCCGAGGACGTGGTGCACAGCCTGCTCCATCTCATCAGCAACACCGGCCCCGCCGTCGAGTGCAAGCTGCTCAACGTCCTGGTCGGCCTCACCAGCTCACCGGACACAGCCCAAGACGTGGTGTCGGCCATCAAGAGCTCCGGCGCGACCATCAGCCTGATCCAGTTCCTGGAGGCAGCTCACCGGGAGATCCGCGTCGAGTCCCTCAAGCTCCTGCGCAACGTGTCGCCGTACATGGGCGCCGAGCTCGCGGATGCCCTCGGCGGCCACCTGAGCAGCTTGCTCCGGGTGATATCCGACGCCGGTGGTGGTGGCGTGACAGAGGAGCAGGCGGCAGCCGTGGGCCTGCTGGGTGACCTCCCGGAGAGGGACTCGAAGCTGACGCGGCAGCTGTTTGAGCTGGGGGCGTTCGGTACGCTGAGCACGAAGCTGGCAGAGCTCCGGCGGGGCGCCATCCGCGGGAACCGGTACACGACGCCGCTGACGGAGGGCATGGTGAAGGTGATGTACAGGCTGACGTGCATGCTGCAGGAGGCGCCAGAGTACGTGGAGTTTGCGCGGGAGGCCGCCCTGGCGCCGTTGTTTGTGGAGCTGGTGCAGGTGAACGGGCAGGACGCGGTGCAGCTCTACTCGGCGATGGCGCTGGAGAAGCTGTCCCTCGAGACGAGGAACCTGACGGTCATCCCTGACCCCCCGCCGCCAGCGCCTTCCGGCGGCTTCCTGTGCGCATGCTTCGGGGTGCCGTCGTCGACAGCTGCGGATGCAGGTCGTCCGGTGGGGGTGTGCCGCGTGCACGGCGGGTTCTGTTCGCTGCGGGAGAGCTTCTGCCTGGCTGAAGGCGGGGCCGGGGGGAAGGCGGTGGAGCGGCTGGTGGCGTGCCTGGACCACCTGAacccggaggtggtggaggcggcgcTGGCGGCACTGGCGACGCTGGTGGGGGATGGTGTGGAGGCGGCAGAGGGCGTGGGGGTGCTTGGGGATGCCGATGGGCTGCGGCCAGTGGTGGACATTCTGGTGGAGAACCGGACGGAGGCGCTGCGGCGGCGGGCGGTGTGGGTGGTGGAGCGCATCCTGCGGGTGGAGGACATCGcgcaggaggtggcggcggaccAGACGGTGGCGTCGGCGCTGGTGGAGGCGTACCGCAACGGCGACCCGCGCACCCGGCACACCGCGGAGCGCGCCCTCCGGCACCTGGACAGGATCCCGAACTTCTCCAGCGCGTTCCATGCCCAAGCACGCCGGCCATGA
- the LOC123146386 gene encoding alpha-1,3-mannosyl-glycoprotein 2-beta-N-acetylglucosaminyltransferase has translation MARNPCDIRLLLVAAAVAFIYIQVRLFSTQSSSSSNSHLDAGRLAEAEKCESQLHAMIDQVSSQQDKIAALEEMKVRQDEERVQLKILIQDLEKRSLQTLINKNVVPVAAVVIMACNRPDYLQRTVESILKYQKAVASKFPLFISQDGTNGEVKKKALSYTQITFMQHVDLEPVRTERPGENVAYYKIANHYKWALDELFIKHDFRRVIILEDDMEIAPDFFDYFEAAAKLLDTDKSIMAVSSWNDNGQKQFVYDPKALYRSDFFPGLGWMLTKSTWMELSPKWPKAYWDDWVRLKEVHRDRQFIRPEVCRTYNFGEHGSSMGQFFDQYLKPIKLNDAHIDWNSEDLSYLKEDKFLTKFGKDVASATPVHGSDALLKAHNLDVDVRIQYDNQGDFERIARQFGIFEEWKDGVPRAAYKGVVVFRYKGSRRRIYLVGPDSLRQLGV, from the exons ATGGCGCGCAACCCCTGCGacatccgcctcctcctcgtcgccgccgccgtcgccttcatCTACATCCAA GTGCGGCTCTTCTCCAcccagtcttcttcttcttctaattccCACCTGGACGCCGGACGCCTCGCGGAAGCA GAGAAATGCGAGAGCCAGCTGCACGCCATGATCGACCAGGTCAGCTCCCAGCAAGACAAGATCGCCGCACTTGAAG AGATGAAGGTGCGCCAAGACGAGGAGCGTGTGCAGCTCAAGATTTTAATCCAAGATCTTGAAA AAAGGAGTTTACAGACCTTAATAAACAAGAATGTG GTTCCTGTCGCCGCTGTTGTCATAATGGCTTGCAATCGACCAGACTATTTGCAGAGGACAGTGGAATCTATCCTCAA GTATCAGAAAGCAGTTGCTTCAAAGTTTCCACTATTTATATCACAG GATGGAACAAATGGAGAAGTAAAAAAGAAAGCTTTGAGTTACACTCAAATAACATTTATGCAG CATGTGGATCTTGAGCCTGTGCGCACTGAAAGACCAGGAGAAAACGTTGCATATTACAAGATAGCTA ACCACTATAAATGGGCCTTGGATGAGCTATTCATTAAGCATGATTTTCGTCGAGTAATCATTCTGGAAG ATGACATGGAGATCGCCCCAGATTTCTTTGACTACTTTGAGGCTGCAGCGAAATTACTTGACACTGACAA GTCGATAATGGCTGTTTCTTCTTGGAATGACAATGGGCAAAAGCAGTTTGTTTATGACCCAA AGGCTCTTTACCGTTCGGATTTCTTTCCTGGGCTTGGATGGATGCTAACGAAGTCAACATGGATGGAGCTGTCACCAAAGTGGCCCAAAGC TTATTGGGATGACTGGGTGAGGCTAAAGGAGGTACACAGAGATCGGCAGTTTATTCGGCCAGAAGTATGCAGAACATACAACTTTGGCGAGCAT GGATCAAGCATGGGACAATTCTTTGATCAATACTTGAAACCAATCAAATTAAATGATGCTCAT ATTGACTGGAATTCCGAGGATCTGAGCTACCTCAAGGAG GACAAGTTTTTGACCAAATTTGGAAAAGACGTGGCTAGCGCCACACCTGTGCATGGATCCGATGCTCTGTTGAAGGCCCACAATCTGGATGTGGACGTAAGGATTCAGTATGACAATCAGGGCGACTTTGAGCGTATAGCTCGGCAGTTTGGAATATTTGAAGAGTGGAAG GACGGTGTTCCACGGGCGGCTTACAAAGGCGTGGTGGTGTTCCGGTACAAGGGCAGCCGGAGACGGATatacctggtgggtcccgactctcTTCGCCAACTCGGGGTTTAG
- the LOC123146387 gene encoding disease resistance protein UNI has protein sequence MPIVPPALGPLLGNTVNTVISPFYTLFSTNATYCFTARTNVRNHKTETETLKGNLHSIKQRITDGERNGLIPTEEAKDWVRRAEQAISEEAANRESFDQRCRIFGCSMNCWGNYKTSKEAAEKVHAVRTYISSTPQPNNITRIPPPPPVVDLSTHSAQLPPSREDTLNNALRCITAVGAIGIWGPDRDEKTHLLKKINDSFLEECPFDFVIFVTASSEVSVQAQIVSRLRTDAVPDVATQATRISELLSKKKFLLLVDDLRVQLDLQAAGIPYPLGDVQVVEAGQVSRWVQRKVVVTSISQSICHLMDVERDIHVPDLGEDEARQLFAKEFGAQDIYSDPVIGALAEQLVRELKSLPSDLIRYGKVMQGIRDVRRWQDAIDAVRKANLRRDGDPLNLAEKIVRNLKNATEDLNAKGKDVHREIADAELQHNKTPTNEAKRWLQKVYNIIHDVQVMSHGSRQLKMDVTMEASEKLREVQECLSTCPSTIVVESMPPPVQEMPGPSMSAENLNLQDALHFIKDEPTVGMIGIWGPGGVGKTHLLKNINNSFGEGMDFNFVLFVTASKECSVEKVQSQIIERFKLPSSGSKSRTIYEYMKTKSFLVLLDDLWDEIDLEDVGIPYPLGSVNKLSRKVVLTTRLRKVCGQMKVKKELKVAYLQEHEAWQLFEENIDAETLSSPHIEDLARELMKELKGLPLALITIGKAMYQKDEYQWETAIQYMKKSCCTEDKDPIELGMETNVFRQLKFSYEKLRNDTLRYCFLTCVLWPEDAKIRKVDLAQCWMGLGLVNEHDIEYSFRKSYSLIADLTAACLLESSDVRPGSSFENSHGSVKVHDVIRDMALWISCDYGENNDKWIVAAPGGRDKRIIILSNKAECISLSFNRIPIRFNLDPLKLRILCLRNNELDESIVEEIKNCTSLTYLDLSRNNLKRIPEELCSLVNLEYLDLSENVFGESGVPQSFGKLINLKFLYLKSGSGYVRIPSGVISRLKALQVIDLRSLLRKCTLFLFRELGTLPQLKALGILVRDLAQLESLEAANLPVRYLALNDVSALTRILSTDFAQRTLYELDINLERYFLEQDINEEIDTREITVEHDTEQPNNRFGALNNLHLTMTRSLREIKWMGATPAFIFPRLAYLELIMCQHLLHLSWVMHLPRLEQLHIVSCDGMVQAFMRCHGDKLCNGQDKTKTFPRLKLLFLIYNESLETIGDNGMEFPSLERLELEGSLALKRLPFQSDSVPPKLKELRFDDARCWERLECEEGVKTILQPYLKFGRRHQG, from the exons ATGCCAATCGTCCCGCCAGCGCTTGGTCCTTTGCTCGGAAATACTGTCAACACGGTCATAAGTCCATTCTATACGCTCTTCTCCACAAATGCCACGTATTGCTTCACCGCTCGCACAAACGTGAGGAATCACAAGACTGAAACTGAGACTTTGAAAGGCAACTTACATAGTATCAAACAGAGAATTACAGATGGCGAAAGGAATGGCCTGATACCAACGGAAGAAGCAAAGGATTGGGTGCGAAGGGCGGAGCAAGCCATATCTGAAGAAGCGGCAAACCGCGAGTCTTTTGATCAGAGGTGCAGAATCTTTGGGTGCTCCATGAATTGCTGGGGAAACTATAAAACCAGCAAGGAAGCAGCTGAGAAGGTGCATGCTGTGAGAACATATATCAGTAGCACACCTCAACCCAATAATATCACACGCATACCACCTCCGCCTCCTGTTGTAGATTTGTCCACCCACTCTGCTCAACTTCCGCCAAGCAGAGAGGATACTCTCAACAATGCTCTCAGGTGCATTACGGCAGTGGGAGCCATTGGAATATGGGGTCCAGATAGAGATGAGAAAACACATCTTCTCAAGAAGATCAACGATTCATTTCTTGAGGAATGCCCCTTTGATTTTGTCATCTTTGTTACAGCCTCCAGTGAGGTCTCGGTACAAGCTCAAATCGTAAGCAGGCTCCGTACAGACGCGGTTCCTGATGTGGCAACTCAAGCTACCAGGATATCTGAACTGCTCAGCAAAAAAAAATTTCTGCTGTTGGTGGATGACCTTCGTGTGCAGCTAGACCTTCAAGCAGCTGGCATTCCATATCCTCTTGGAGATGTGCAAGTTGTGGAAGCCGGGCAAGTTTCTCGCTGGGTGCAGAGGAAAGTGGTAGTCACATCAATATCACAATCCATATGTCATCTGATGGATGTAGAAAGGGATATACATGTGCCTGATTTGGGAGAGGATGAAGCACGCCAGTTGTTTGCAAAAGAATTTGGTGCGCAGGATATTTATTCTGATCCTGTCATCGGGGCTCTTGCAGAGCAACTTGTAAGAGAACTAAAAAGCCTGCCATCAGATTTGATACGTTATGGGAAGGTAATGCAAGGAATAAGAGATGTAAGGCGGTGGCAAGATGCAATTGATGCCGTAAGGAAAGCAAACCTTCGAAGGGACGGCGACCCATTAAATTTG GCGGAAAAGATTGTGAGAAATCTCAAGAATGCGACAGAAGACCTGAATGCCAAGGGGAAGGATGTCCACCGGGAGATCGCGGATGCTGAGCTACAACATAATAAAACACCAACGAATGAGGCGAAAAGATGGCTGCAAAAAGTGTATAACATCATTCATGATGTACAAGTGATGTCTCACGGTTCCAGGCAGTTGAAGATGGATGTTACCATGGAGGCATCTGAGAAGCTTCGTGAGGTTCAAGAATGTCTCAGTACTTGTCCCAGTACTATTGTTGTTGAGTCAATGCCACCTCCTGTACAAGAGATGCCTGGTCCATCTATGTCAGCTGAGAACCTTAACCTTCAAGATGCGCTCCACTTCATTAAGGATGAACCCACAGTGGGAATGATTGGAATTTGGGGTCCAGGTGGAGTGGGGAAAACACATCTTCTCAAAAACATCAATAATTCATTTGGAGAGGGCATGGACTTTAATTTTGTTCTCTTTGTAACTGCCTCCAAAGAGTGCTCGGTGGAAAAGGTCCAGTCGCAAATCATAGAAAGGTTCAAGCTGCCAAGCAGTGGTTCTAAAAGTCGTACCATATATGAGTACATGAAGACGAAAAGCTTTCTTGTACTATTGGATGACCTATGGGATGAAATTGATCTAGAAGATGTTGGAATACCATATCCCCTTGGAAGTGTAAACAAACTCAGTAGAAAAGTGGTGCTAACAACAAGATTAAGAAAAGTTTGCGGCCAAATGAAGGTGAAGAAAGAGTTAAAAGTCGCATATCTGCAGGAGCATGAGGCATGGCAGCTATTTGAAGAAAATATTGATGCCGAAACTCTTTCTAGTCCCCATATTGAAGATCTTGCTAGAGAACTTATGAAGGAACTGAAAGGCTTGCCATTAGCTTTGATAACTATTGGAAAGGCAATGTATCAGAAAGATGAGTATCAATGGGAAACTGCCATCCAATATATGAAAAAATCATGCTGCACTGAGGACAAAGATCCAATAGAACTGGGTATGGAAACTAATGTTTTCAGGCAGCTGAAGTTTAGTTATGAGAAATTAAGAAACGACACATTAAGATATTGTTTTTTGACTTGTGTACTGTGGCCAGAGGATGCGAAGATTCGCAAAGTTGACCTTGCTCAATGTTGGATGGGCTTAGGTCTAGTGAATGAGCATGACATAGAATATTCCTTCAGGAAATCATATAGTTTGATAGCTGACCTTACAGCTGCATGTTTGCTAGAGAGCAGCGATGTTCGCCCAGGATCTTCCTTTGAAAATTCACATGGTTCTGTTAAAGTGCATGATGTGATTCGTGATATGGCTTTATGGATTTCTTGTGACTATGGTGAGAACAATGACAAATGGATTGTGGCGGCACCAGGTGGCAGAGACAAAAGAATCATTATCCTTTCAAACAAAGCTGAGTGCATCTCCTTGAGTTTCAACAGAATTCCTATCAGGTTTAATCTTGATCCATTAAAATTGAGGATCTTGTGCCTTCGGAACAACGAATTGGATGAAAGCATTGTTGAAGAAATTAAGAATTGCACTTCACTGACATATCTGGATTTGAGCAGAAACAACCTCAAGAGGATACCGGAAGAATTATGTTCCTTGGTAAACCTGGAATACCTTGATTTGTCAGAAAATGTATTTGGGGAAAGTGGAGTGCCTCAATCCTTTGGAAAGCTTATCAACCTCAAGTTCTTGTACCTAAAGTCTGGTAGTGGTTACGTGAGAATACCAAGTGGGGTCATTTCTAGACTTAAAGCATTGCAGGTAATAGACTTGAGGAGTCTCTTAAGAAAATGTACCCTATTCCTATTCCGGGAGTTGGGCACCCTACCTCAGTTGAAAGCGCTTGGTATTCTGGTAAGAGATTTAGCTCAGTTGGAGTCACTAGAAGCAGCAAACCTCCCTGTTAGATATTTGGCTCTAAATGATGTAAGTGCACTCACTCGTATTTTATCAACCGACTTTGCACAAAGGACCTTGTATGAACTGGATATCAATTTAGAAAGATATTTTCTTGAACAAGATATCAACGAAGAAATCGACACTCGAGAAATAACAGTAGAACATGATACGGAACAACCAAACAACCGTTTTGGTGCTCTCAACAACCTCCATTTAACTATGACGAGATCCTTGAGAGAGATAAAGTGGATGGGAGCAACTCCAGCATTTATATTCCCAAGGCTCGCTTATTTGGAATTGATTATGTGCCAACATCTATTGCACCTCTCTTGGGTTATGCATTTGCCTCGCCTTGAACAACTTCATATAGTTTCCTGTGATGGCATGGTGCAAGCATTTATGAGGTGCCATGGTGACAAATTGTGCAACGGACAGGACAAGACAAAAACATTTCCTCGCCTCAAGCTTCTCTTTCTTATTTATAACGAATCGTTGGAAACTATTGGGGACAATGGTATGGAATTCCCATCCCTAGAGCGACTTGAGCTTGAAGGTAGTCTCGCATTGAAGAGGCTTCCTTTCCAGTCGGACAGTGTGCCGCCAAAGTTGAAGGAGCTACGGTTTGATGATGCTCGATGCTGGGAGAGACTGGAATGCGAAGAAGGTGTCAAAACTATCCTGCAACCCTATCTTAAATTTGGCAGACGACATCAGGGTTAA
- the LOC123142287 gene encoding probable serine/threonine-protein kinase PBL7, giving the protein MPRCFSWAGPRLPSLTCVPCAGDAAGRPCSPSSPSSQAAETSMSLRRRGDGSGSVAGRAARKFTLEQLSAATDGFSASNLLGQGGFGRVYRCRLRLDDDDDALTPVAVKQLCRGGAQGSREFVVECAMLMTLRHPNLVSLVGYCAQAQERLLVYELLPRGSLDAHLFLPLPANGDLSAQAQGNGDRPALEWNTRVRIAHGAARALRYLHEAVSPPVIYRDLKPSNILLADDFTAKLSDLGLARIGPSGDDTHVSTRVMGTLGYCAPDYALTGRLTVKSDVYSFGVVLLELITGRRAFDAEAGDERRLLDWARPYLADVRKMYGRLADPALRGRFPRRALYQLAVVASLCLHDRPNLRPTMSDVTRAIDHVASQPWQPGAGAAHHRAKSCQI; this is encoded by the coding sequence ATGCCGCGCTGCTTCTCCTGGGCCGGCCCCCGCCTACCGAGCCTCACCTGCGTCCCCTGCGCCGGCGATGCAGCCGGCCGCCCGTGCAGCCCGTCCAGCCCCTCCAGCCAAGCCGCGGAGACCTCCATGAGCCTCCGCCgccgcggcgacggcagcggcaGCGTGGCCGGCCGCGCCGCGCGCAAGTTCACGCTGGAGCAGCTGTCCGCGGCCACGGACGGCTTCTCCGCGTCCAACCTGCTCGGCCAGGGCGGCTTCGGCAGGGTGTACAGGTGCCGTCTCCGcctggacgacgacgacgacgcgctgACGCCGGTGGCCGTGAAGCAGCTGTGCCGCGGCGGCGCGCAGGGGAGCCGCGAGTTCGTGGTGGAGTGCGCGATGCTGATGACGCTGCGGCACCCCAACCTGGTGTCCCTCGTCGGCTACTGCGCGCAGGCCCAGGAGCGGCTGCTCGTCTACGAGCTCCTCCCCCGCGGCAGCCTCGACGCCCACCTCTTCCTCCCTCTCCCCGCCAATGGCGACCTCTCCGCCCAAGCCCAAGGCAATGGTGACCGGCCGGCGCTGGAGTGGAACACGCGCGTGAGGATCGCGCACGGCGCGGCCAGGGCGCTGCGGTACCTGCACGAGGCGGTGTCGCCGCCGGTGATCTACCGCGACCTGAAGCCGTCCAACATCCTCCTGGCCGACGACTTCACCGCCAAGCTGTCCGACCTGGGGctggcccggatcgggccctccgGCGACGACACCCACGTGTCCACGCGCGTGATGGGCACCTTGGGCTACTGCGCGCCCGACTACGCGCTCACCGGCCGCCTCACCGTCAAGTCCGACGTCTACAGCTTCGGCGTGGTGCTCCTGGAGCTCATCACCGGCCGCAGGGCCTTCGACGCCGAGGCCGGCGACGAGAGGCGCCTCCTGGACTGGGCCAGGCCCTACCTCGCGGACGTGCGCAAGATGTACGGCCGGCTGGCCGACCCGGCGCTGCGCGGCCGCTTCCCTCGGCGCGCGCTCTACCAGCTGGCCGTCGTCGCCTCGCTCTGCCTCCACGACAGGCCCAACCTCCGGCCGACCATGTCGGACGTCACCCGGGCCATCGACCACGTGGCATCGCAGCCCTGGCAACCCGGCGCCGGTGCAGCCCATCATCGTGCCAAATCGTGCCAAATATGA
- the LOC123142288 gene encoding BTB/POZ and MATH domain-containing protein 3-like encodes MSAFTGVSIADGYKRCGCETLAVDARGDSGYHLLMVNGYSRTKELIPTGQSITANSFNVGGHDWLIEYYPNGENLLYDTDDDDEEPVEVRFSFSLVDQVEKQMPMYIRATRSFSSTTSIWGNDRFIRKSDSFLIKSLCSIP; translated from the coding sequence ATGTCGGCCTTCACCGGCGTGTCCATCGCCGACGGCTACAAGCGGTGCGGCTGCGAGACGCTGGCCGTGGACGCCCGCGGGGACAGCGGCTACCACCTGCTCATGGTCAACGGCTACTCGCGCACCAAAGAGCTGATTCCCACCGGCCAGAGCATCACCGCCAACTCTTTCAATGTGGGAGGCCATGACTGGTTGATCGAGTACTACCCTAACGGCGAGAACCTTCTCTACGACACcgatgacgacgacgaagagcccGTGGAGGTCAGGTTCAGTTTCAGCTTGGTGGACCAGGTGGAGAAGCAGATGCCCATGTACATTCGTGCAACCCGCAGCTTCTCCAGCACCACTTCAATCTGGGGCAACGACAGGTTTATCAGAAAGAGCGATTCATTCCTGATAAAATCCTTATGTTCTATACCATAA